The Actinopolyspora erythraea genome has a segment encoding these proteins:
- a CDS encoding amidohydrolase family protein, protein MTTRSELGRPPASDEEVAGWVAGLGVPGLVDLHTHFLPERVLHKVWDYFDLAGAHYGIEWPIRYRFDEPTRLEVLGRLDVRGFAPLVYPHKPGMAEWLNRWALEFGRTTSGAVPTATMYPEPGVADYVAAALDGGARCFKVHVQVGEFDPRDPLLDRPWGLLAEARVPVVVHCGHGPLRGEFTGLEVFAEVLGRHPGLVAVLAHAGMPEYERALELVREYPGVYLDTTMVGVAFSERFAPLPSDWPARLIPVADRVVLGSDFPNIPYPYAEQLAAVAGWAASEERLGMPFLRAVLHDTPARLLGCR, encoded by the coding sequence TTGACCACGAGGAGTGAGCTCGGGCGACCGCCCGCCTCGGACGAGGAGGTGGCCGGCTGGGTGGCCGGTCTCGGAGTTCCGGGGCTGGTGGACCTGCACACGCACTTCCTGCCGGAGCGGGTGCTGCACAAGGTGTGGGACTACTTCGACCTGGCCGGTGCCCACTACGGGATCGAGTGGCCGATCCGGTACCGCTTCGACGAGCCGACGCGCCTGGAAGTGCTCGGCCGCCTGGACGTTCGCGGGTTCGCACCGCTGGTGTACCCGCACAAACCGGGTATGGCCGAGTGGCTCAACCGCTGGGCCCTCGAGTTCGGGCGGACCACGAGCGGTGCCGTGCCCACCGCCACGATGTATCCCGAACCCGGGGTCGCCGACTACGTGGCCGCGGCCCTCGACGGCGGGGCGCGCTGTTTCAAGGTGCACGTGCAGGTGGGGGAGTTCGACCCCCGCGATCCGCTGCTGGACCGTCCCTGGGGGCTGCTGGCCGAGGCGAGGGTGCCCGTGGTGGTGCACTGCGGCCACGGGCCGTTGCGCGGGGAGTTCACCGGCCTGGAGGTGTTCGCCGAGGTGCTCGGACGTCATCCGGGGCTGGTGGCGGTGCTGGCGCACGCCGGTATGCCCGAGTACGAGCGTGCGCTGGAGCTGGTGCGGGAGTATCCCGGGGTGTACCTGGACACCACGATGGTCGGCGTCGCCTTCAGCGAGCGGTTCGCGCCGCTGCCGAGCGACTGGCCGGCCCGGCTGATCCCCGTGGCGGACCGGGTGGTGCTCGGTTCGGACTTTCCGAACATCCCGTACCCCTACGCCGAGCAGCTGGCCGCGGTGGCGGGCTGGGCCGCGTCGGAGGAGCGGTTGGGAATGCCGTTCCTGCGTGCGGTGTTGCACGACACGCCGGCCCGGCTGCTCGGATGCCGTTGA
- the smpB gene encoding SsrA-binding protein SmpB, producing MAKERGHNLIARNRKARHDWTVLDTYEGGMVLTGTEVKSLRQGRASLVDAFATIDRGEVWLRNVHIPEYTEGTWTNHAPRRSRKVLLHRDEIERLMGKTKESGLSLVPLSLYFSDGKAKVELALARGKRIHDKRRDMAKRDAEREMARAIGQHRKGMR from the coding sequence ATGGCAAAGGAACGTGGCCACAATCTGATCGCGCGTAACCGCAAGGCGCGGCATGACTGGACGGTGCTGGACACCTACGAGGGCGGGATGGTGTTGACCGGCACCGAGGTGAAGAGCCTCCGCCAGGGCCGTGCTTCGCTGGTCGACGCCTTCGCGACGATCGACAGGGGCGAGGTGTGGCTGCGCAACGTGCACATCCCGGAGTACACCGAGGGAACGTGGACCAACCACGCCCCGCGTCGTTCGCGCAAGGTGCTGCTGCACCGGGACGAGATCGAGCGCCTGATGGGCAAGACCAAGGAGAGCGGGCTGAGCCTGGTGCCGCTCTCGCTGTACTTCTCCGACGGCAAGGCCAAGGTCGAGCTGGCCCTCGCCCGGGGGAAGCGCATCCACGACAAGCGCAGGGACATGGCCAAGCGCGACGCCGAGCGCGAGATGGCGCGGGCGATCGGCCAGCACCGCAAGGGGATGCGCTGA
- the ftsX gene encoding permease-like cell division protein FtsX, translating into MRASFVSSEVVNGLRRNVSMTIAMILTTAVSLTLLGGGLIVVRKVDQAQESLRNAADVVVYMSEDVSANDPECANDPCSGIRSELERASGVDSVRYLNRQEIFERATEEFSNQPQLQELVRPKALPAALWVELGDNVTPRAVKEQFEGRTGIGSINDQSQFVRSMVGKLNDVRDGTFLIAALQAFAALLLISNTIQLSAFNRRTETGIMRLVGASRWYTQLPFLLEAMVSGIIGSVAAIGLLMVLKEAFLDGLLKPLTEANLLTAVSYADVAFVAPVLVLVASVISGLTGYLTLRLYVRI; encoded by the coding sequence ATGCGCGCGAGCTTCGTATCCAGTGAGGTCGTCAACGGCCTTCGTCGCAACGTGTCGATGACGATCGCGATGATCCTGACCACCGCGGTCTCCCTCACGCTGCTCGGTGGTGGCCTCATCGTCGTCCGGAAAGTGGACCAGGCCCAGGAATCGCTGCGCAACGCCGCCGACGTCGTCGTCTACATGAGCGAGGACGTCAGCGCCAACGATCCCGAGTGCGCCAACGACCCCTGCTCGGGCATCCGTTCCGAACTGGAGCGGGCCTCGGGGGTGGACTCGGTGCGGTACCTGAACCGGCAGGAGATCTTCGAGCGGGCCACCGAGGAGTTCTCGAACCAGCCGCAGCTGCAGGAGCTGGTGCGCCCGAAGGCGCTTCCCGCCGCTCTGTGGGTGGAGCTGGGGGACAACGTCACACCGCGGGCCGTCAAGGAGCAGTTCGAGGGGCGCACCGGGATCGGCTCGATCAACGACCAGTCCCAGTTCGTGCGCAGCATGGTCGGCAAGCTCAACGACGTGCGTGACGGGACGTTCCTGATCGCCGCGTTGCAGGCCTTCGCCGCGCTGCTGCTGATCTCGAACACCATCCAGCTCTCCGCGTTCAACCGCCGCACCGAGACCGGGATCATGCGGCTGGTCGGGGCCTCCCGGTGGTACACCCAGCTGCCGTTCCTGCTGGAGGCCATGGTCTCGGGGATTATCGGCTCGGTGGCGGCGATCGGGCTGCTCATGGTGCTCAAGGAGGCCTTCCTCGACGGCCTGCTCAAGCCGCTGACCGAGGCGAACCTGCTGACGGCGGTCAGCTACGCCGACGTGGCCTTCGTGGCACCGGTCCTGGTGCTGGTGGCTTCGGTGATCTCGGGGCTGACCGGTTATCTCACGCTGCGGTTGTACGTGCGGATCTGA
- the ftsE gene encoding cell division ATP-binding protein FtsE produces the protein MIRLEHVSKTYKTLARPALDDVSVSVDKGEFVFLIGPSGSGKSTFLQLLLREEVPTRGRVIVADWNVAKLPRRRVPKLRQRVGCVFQDFRLLNNKTVFGNVAFALEVIGKPRHTIRKVVPEVLQLVGLDGKADRMPVELSGGEQQRVAIARAFVNRPLVLMCDEPTGNLDPDTSQDIMLLLERINRTGTTLVMATHDHSIVDSMRRRVVELSHGQVIRDDARGVYGVGR, from the coding sequence GTGATCCGGCTCGAACACGTGTCAAAGACTTACAAGACGTTGGCGCGCCCCGCTCTCGACGACGTCTCGGTGTCCGTGGACAAGGGCGAGTTCGTGTTCCTCATCGGCCCCTCCGGGTCGGGCAAGTCCACTTTCCTGCAGCTGCTGCTGCGGGAGGAGGTGCCCACCCGAGGCAGGGTGATCGTCGCCGACTGGAACGTCGCCAAGCTGCCACGGCGTCGCGTTCCCAAGCTGCGGCAACGGGTCGGCTGTGTGTTCCAGGACTTCCGCCTGCTCAACAACAAGACCGTCTTCGGCAACGTCGCCTTCGCGCTCGAGGTCATCGGCAAGCCCAGGCACACCATTCGCAAGGTGGTCCCCGAGGTGCTCCAGCTCGTCGGGCTCGACGGCAAGGCCGACCGGATGCCCGTCGAACTCTCCGGCGGTGAGCAGCAGCGGGTCGCCATAGCCAGGGCGTTCGTGAACCGGCCGCTGGTACTGATGTGCGACGAGCCCACCGGAAACCTCGACCCGGACACCAGCCAGGACATCATGCTGTTGCTGGAGCGCATCAACCGGACCGGAACCACGCTGGTCATGGCCACACACGACCACTCGATCGTCGACTCCATGCGCAGACGTGTCGTCGAGCTCAGCCACGGGCAGGTCATCCGTGACGACGCCCGTGGCGTCTACGGCGTGGGCCGCTGA
- the prfB gene encoding peptide chain release factor 2: MNPDVAAELKDMSETLEGIERVMDLDALRARIAELEEEAARPDLWDDVEYAQRINSQLVHKQSDLRKITGLRQRLEDLEVLYELGEDEDDSASVAEAEQERTQLKKDLADLEIRTLLSGEYDERSAMVTIRAEAGGVDAADFAEMLMRMYLRWAERHGYPVEVYDTSYAEEAGVKSATFRVDTPFAYGTLSVEQGTHRLVRISPFDNQGRRQTSFAGVEVLPVVEETDHVEIPEKDIRVDVFRSSGPGGQSVNTTDSAVRLTHHPTGIVVSCQNEKSQLQNKAAAMRVLQSKLLARKREEERAEMDALRDSSGSGWGNQIRSYVLHPYQMVKDLRSGYEVGNPESVLEGQLDGLLEAGIRWRKQQHDQEQQQG; this comes from the coding sequence GTGAACCCCGACGTCGCCGCCGAGCTCAAGGACATGTCCGAAACCCTCGAGGGCATCGAGCGCGTCATGGATCTCGATGCGTTGCGGGCCCGGATCGCGGAGCTGGAGGAGGAAGCGGCCCGCCCGGACCTGTGGGACGACGTCGAGTACGCCCAGCGGATCAACAGCCAGCTCGTTCACAAGCAGAGCGACCTGCGCAAGATCACCGGGCTCCGGCAGCGACTCGAGGACCTCGAAGTGCTCTACGAGCTCGGTGAGGACGAGGACGACAGCGCCAGCGTCGCCGAGGCCGAGCAGGAGCGCACCCAGCTCAAGAAGGATCTGGCCGACCTGGAGATCCGCACCCTGCTCTCCGGGGAGTACGACGAGCGCTCCGCCATGGTCACCATCCGGGCCGAAGCGGGCGGCGTGGACGCAGCCGACTTCGCCGAGATGCTGATGCGGATGTACCTGCGGTGGGCGGAACGCCACGGGTACCCCGTCGAGGTCTACGACACCTCCTACGCGGAGGAAGCGGGTGTGAAGTCCGCGACCTTCCGCGTCGACACCCCCTTCGCCTACGGCACCCTCTCGGTGGAACAGGGGACCCACCGGCTGGTGCGCATCTCCCCGTTCGACAACCAGGGGCGCAGGCAGACCTCGTTCGCGGGTGTGGAGGTGCTGCCGGTGGTCGAGGAGACCGACCACGTGGAGATCCCGGAGAAGGACATCCGGGTGGACGTGTTCCGCTCCTCCGGGCCCGGCGGGCAGAGTGTGAACACCACCGACTCGGCCGTGCGGCTGACCCACCACCCCACAGGGATCGTGGTCTCCTGCCAGAACGAGAAGTCCCAGCTGCAGAACAAGGCCGCCGCCATGCGTGTGCTGCAGTCCAAGCTGCTGGCTCGCAAGCGTGAGGAGGAGCGCGCCGAGATGGACGCGCTGCGGGACAGCAGCGGTTCGGGCTGGGGCAACCAGATCCGCTCCTACGTGCTGCACCCCTACCAGATGGTCAAGGACCTGCGCAGCGGTTACGAGGTCGGTAACCCCGAGTCGGTGCTGGAGGGGCAGCTCGACGGGCTGCTCGAAGCGGGGATCCGTTGGCGCAAGCAGCAGCACGACCAGGAGCAGCAGCAGGGCTGA
- a CDS encoding PadR family transcriptional regulator, producing the protein MTGGQLVAAATDRFSGFFSVTRSQVYRELPALAEAGMLRLGKQGPRSSQQYIITAAGKRAFKSWLNTEPGPDNVRSPLLLRLRYAGMLTSKQRAHLVTSAREQYVEKLNEAKNAAKVAEDPYEKAAADFSVAHNRAVIKMLDAIPE; encoded by the coding sequence ATGACCGGGGGGCAGTTGGTGGCGGCGGCCACCGACCGGTTCAGTGGGTTCTTCAGCGTCACCCGCAGCCAGGTGTACCGGGAACTGCCCGCACTCGCCGAGGCGGGAATGCTCCGACTCGGCAAACAGGGACCACGATCCAGCCAGCAGTACATCATCACGGCGGCGGGCAAGCGTGCCTTCAAGTCGTGGCTGAACACCGAGCCGGGGCCGGACAACGTGCGCAGTCCGCTGCTGCTGCGGCTGCGCTACGCGGGGATGCTGACCTCGAAGCAGCGTGCCCATCTGGTCACCTCGGCCCGGGAGCAGTACGTCGAGAAGCTGAACGAGGCCAAGAACGCCGCCAAGGTGGCTGAGGACCCTTACGAGAAGGCCGCGGCGGACTTCTCGGTCGCGCACAACCGCGCGGTCATCAAGATGCTCGACGCAATACCTGAATGA
- a CDS encoding UPF0182 family protein has translation MATRPVGVPKLSRRSRILLILGTVVLVALIVGSRLIGTYVNWLWFGSVDYRGIFTTIVLTRIVLFVCAGVFLAGVLALNLWLAYRTRPVFVPLDSGQEDPLTRYRTVITQRSKWFGIGIPVVVGAIGGLAATGDWRMVQLFLNRTPFGTEDPVFGHDISLYVFQLPFFRWLLAWGFIAVTLSFIGALATHYVFGGVRVAGRSGQISQAARIQLAVLAGVFVLLKAVDFFFDRWDLLLSQRSDLFTGASYTDLNAVMPAKVILLCISIICALAFFAAVFLRNLQIPALATVLLVLSSLVVGALWPALLQQFSVEPNANQREATSIERNIAATRQAFGITEEDVTVRENYTQGGGGSGSDGSDVSPEDVAQDTGTVSNVRLLDPSLLSETFTQLQQQFNFYGFPDELDIDRYRDENGELQDYLVAVRGINTDGLAENQQSWINRHMVYTHGNGFVSAPADRVSSVPGEGADTGAYPVFSMSDVANDGQGEIPVEQPRVYYGELNQDYAIVGAEEGEQPKEYDTQNSRYTYQGEGGVSIGNWFNRAVFAANYGERNILFNQEIGSQSQIMLNRNPRERVQKVAPWLKLDGDPYPTVIDGRIKWIVDGYTTLDNYPYSKLTSFGQAASDSTSNVTQPDQQINYIRNSVKATVDAYSGEVSLYEFGEKDPVLQAWKGVFPGVVKPKSEISDELRQHFRYPADMFKVQRQLLARYHVDDPGDFYATRGFWQVPNDPNEEQRGGSGEKQPPFYVIAQAPTQNRPTFQLISAMTALERQNLSAWISASSDPESYGEITMLELPTGDPTLGPVQVQRQMESTPKVTEDRTLFDNPGVRAMFGNLLTLPVEGGMLYVEPIYIRPNSEDSYPQLARVLTSYGDSVGYAETLQGSLEQIFGPGAGQNTETAEDENQQGDGQDQQGDQEQQQDENQGQQQGDQGDQGDQGQQQGNGQGQQNSPEVNQAVRELQAAMEEVRSAQSSGDLGQLGQAFQRLEEAMARYEEVTGDGG, from the coding sequence GTGGCCACGAGGCCGGTAGGAGTACCCAAACTGTCCCGGCGGAGCCGGATCCTTCTGATCCTGGGCACGGTCGTGCTGGTAGCGCTGATCGTCGGATCACGCCTGATCGGGACATACGTCAATTGGTTGTGGTTCGGCAGTGTCGACTACCGGGGAATCTTCACGACGATCGTGCTGACCCGGATCGTGCTGTTCGTCTGTGCGGGCGTGTTCCTCGCCGGGGTACTGGCGTTGAACCTCTGGCTCGCCTACCGGACGAGACCGGTCTTCGTGCCGCTCGACAGCGGGCAGGAGGACCCGCTGACCCGGTACCGCACCGTCATCACCCAGCGGTCCAAGTGGTTCGGCATCGGCATCCCCGTCGTGGTCGGCGCGATCGGTGGCCTGGCGGCCACCGGCGACTGGCGGATGGTGCAGCTGTTCCTGAACCGGACCCCCTTCGGCACCGAGGACCCGGTGTTCGGCCACGACATCAGCCTCTACGTCTTCCAGCTGCCGTTCTTCCGCTGGCTGCTGGCGTGGGGGTTCATCGCCGTGACCCTGTCGTTCATCGGTGCGCTGGCCACGCACTACGTTTTCGGTGGTGTCAGGGTCGCGGGCAGGTCCGGGCAGATCTCCCAGGCCGCCCGGATCCAGCTCGCCGTGCTGGCCGGTGTCTTCGTGCTGCTCAAGGCGGTGGACTTCTTCTTCGACCGCTGGGACCTGCTGCTGTCGCAGCGCAGTGATCTGTTCACGGGTGCCAGCTACACCGACCTCAACGCCGTGATGCCGGCGAAGGTGATCCTGCTGTGCATCTCGATCATCTGCGCGCTGGCCTTCTTCGCCGCGGTGTTCCTGCGCAACCTGCAGATTCCGGCGCTGGCCACGGTGCTGCTGGTGCTGTCCAGCCTGGTCGTCGGGGCGTTGTGGCCCGCGCTGCTGCAGCAGTTCTCGGTGGAGCCGAACGCCAACCAGCGCGAGGCGACCTCGATCGAGCGCAACATAGCCGCCACGCGGCAGGCGTTCGGCATCACCGAGGAGGACGTGACCGTCCGGGAGAACTACACCCAGGGGGGCGGTGGCTCGGGCTCGGACGGTTCCGACGTCAGCCCGGAGGACGTGGCCCAGGACACCGGCACCGTCTCCAACGTGCGGCTGCTCGATCCGAGCCTGCTGTCCGAGACGTTCACCCAGCTGCAGCAGCAGTTCAACTTCTACGGTTTCCCCGACGAGCTCGACATCGACCGTTACCGGGACGAGAACGGCGAGCTGCAGGACTACCTGGTCGCGGTGCGCGGGATCAACACCGACGGCCTCGCGGAGAACCAGCAGTCCTGGATCAACCGGCACATGGTCTACACCCACGGCAACGGCTTCGTCAGCGCGCCGGCCGACCGGGTCAGCTCGGTGCCCGGTGAGGGCGCCGACACCGGTGCCTATCCGGTGTTCTCGATGAGCGACGTCGCCAACGACGGTCAGGGCGAGATCCCGGTCGAACAGCCCCGGGTCTACTACGGTGAGCTCAACCAGGACTACGCCATCGTCGGCGCCGAGGAGGGTGAGCAGCCGAAGGAGTACGACACGCAGAACTCCCGCTACACCTACCAGGGCGAGGGCGGCGTCTCGATCGGCAACTGGTTCAACCGGGCCGTCTTCGCGGCCAACTACGGTGAGCGCAACATCCTGTTCAACCAGGAGATCGGCTCGCAGTCGCAGATCATGCTCAACCGCAATCCGCGGGAGCGGGTGCAGAAGGTCGCCCCGTGGCTCAAGTTGGACGGCGATCCCTACCCGACCGTCATCGACGGGCGTATCAAGTGGATCGTGGACGGCTACACCACGCTCGACAACTACCCGTACTCCAAGCTGACCTCCTTCGGGCAGGCGGCCAGCGACTCGACCAGCAACGTCACGCAGCCGGATCAGCAGATCAACTACATCCGCAACTCCGTCAAGGCGACCGTCGACGCCTACAGCGGCGAGGTCAGCCTCTACGAGTTCGGTGAGAAGGATCCGGTGTTGCAGGCCTGGAAGGGTGTCTTCCCCGGTGTGGTCAAGCCCAAGAGCGAGATCAGTGACGAGCTGCGGCAGCACTTCCGCTATCCCGCCGACATGTTCAAGGTGCAGCGGCAGCTGCTCGCCCGGTACCACGTGGACGACCCGGGCGACTTCTACGCCACCCGGGGTTTCTGGCAGGTGCCCAACGATCCGAACGAGGAGCAGCGCGGCGGCTCCGGCGAGAAGCAGCCGCCGTTCTACGTGATCGCGCAGGCGCCCACCCAGAACCGGCCGACCTTCCAGCTGATCAGCGCCATGACCGCGCTGGAACGGCAGAACCTGTCGGCCTGGATCTCGGCGTCCTCGGACCCCGAGAGCTACGGCGAGATCACGATGCTGGAGCTGCCAACGGGCGACCCGACGCTGGGGCCGGTGCAGGTCCAGCGGCAGATGGAGTCCACCCCGAAGGTCACCGAGGACCGGACGCTGTTCGACAACCCAGGTGTGCGGGCGATGTTCGGCAACCTGCTGACCCTGCCGGTCGAGGGCGGAATGCTCTACGTTGAGCCGATCTACATCCGGCCGAACAGCGAGGATTCCTACCCGCAGCTTGCCAGGGTGCTGACCTCCTACGGCGACAGCGTCGGTTATGCCGAGACGCTGCAGGGATCGTTGGAGCAGATATTCGGTCCCGGGGCGGGGCAGAACACCGAGACCGCCGAGGACGAGAACCAGCAGGGCGACGGTCAGGACCAGCAGGGGGACCAGGAGCAACAGCAGGATGAGAACCAGGGTCAGCAACAGGGTGACCAGGGTGATCAGGGCGACCAGGGCCAGCAGCAGGGCAACGGCCAGGGACAGCAGAACAGCCCCGAGGTGAACCAGGCGGTGCGGGAGTTGCAGGCCGCGATGGAGGAGGTCCGCTCGGCGCAGAGCTCCGGTGACCTCGGTCAGCTCGGCCAGGCCTTCCAGCGGCTGGAGGAAGCCATGGCTCGCTACGAGGAGGTCACCGGCGACGGTGGCTGA
- a CDS encoding PPA1309 family protein, giving the protein MSPAITEEMTAALPAVAREIEQFAASEGWERPARMFALVETAELLEAEPGLAEQLNTGSPLTPVAQDELPGNDIGEALAGIAWPERVLGCALVQEIVVLPPEAEQELPGEDEAARNTAAQHPDRREARLVAAVLRGGTQTCVLRLRNKDPELDDGFDGDPEQEEGELVEDSALAPNLLNAMHATFEE; this is encoded by the coding sequence ATGTCGCCCGCTATCACCGAGGAAATGACCGCGGCGCTGCCCGCGGTGGCACGCGAGATCGAACAGTTCGCGGCTTCGGAGGGCTGGGAACGGCCCGCCAGGATGTTCGCCCTGGTGGAAACCGCGGAACTGCTCGAGGCCGAGCCGGGGCTGGCCGAACAGCTCAACACCGGATCACCGCTGACTCCCGTCGCGCAGGACGAACTGCCCGGCAACGACATCGGCGAGGCCCTGGCCGGGATAGCCTGGCCGGAGCGGGTGCTGGGTTGTGCGCTGGTCCAGGAGATCGTGGTACTTCCCCCCGAGGCCGAGCAGGAACTTCCCGGCGAGGACGAAGCCGCGCGGAACACCGCGGCGCAGCACCCCGACCGCAGGGAGGCCCGGCTGGTCGCGGCGGTGCTGCGTGGTGGGACGCAGACCTGCGTACTGCGGTTGCGCAACAAGGACCCCGAGCTCGACGACGGCTTCGACGGTGACCCAGAACAGGAGGAGGGCGAGCTCGTCGAGGACAGCGCCCTGGCACCGAACCTGCTCAACGCGATGCACGCGACCTTCGAGGAGTAG
- a CDS encoding YlbL family protein produces MSRRTWTLLTSVVLVVLFGLLGAFVPVPYVALGPGPTHDTLGSYQGRQVVRIEGTKTFPTSGHLNMTTVSVTDQLSIFSALTLWASGDHALAPRELYFPPDKTEQQVERTNTRAFRSSQDSAETAALRHLGYPTELVAEEVVSDGPAEGVLQPGDELISAEGERLSDPRSLIDALSDTRPGQRVTLRFRREDREPQQATVRLAEAPDDRSQGFLGVQPALRPRVDFDVDIRLPNVGGPSAGLMFSLAVVDKLTPGELTDGEFVAGTGEIDSRGEVGRIGGIGFKIAKAHEAGARIFLVPEENCAAAKSQAPEEMRLIRVGTLDEAVNALEALRAGEQPPRC; encoded by the coding sequence GTGAGTCGCCGTACCTGGACCCTGCTTACGAGTGTCGTTCTGGTCGTGCTTTTCGGGCTGCTGGGAGCCTTCGTCCCGGTGCCCTACGTGGCGCTGGGCCCCGGTCCGACCCATGACACGCTCGGTTCCTACCAGGGCAGGCAGGTCGTCCGCATCGAAGGCACGAAGACCTTTCCGACCAGTGGTCACCTGAACATGACCACCGTTTCGGTCACCGACCAGCTGTCGATCTTCAGCGCACTGACGCTCTGGGCCAGTGGCGACCACGCCCTGGCTCCGCGTGAGCTGTACTTCCCGCCGGACAAGACCGAGCAGCAGGTGGAACGCACCAATACGCGCGCGTTCCGCAGCTCGCAGGACTCGGCCGAGACCGCGGCGCTGCGCCATCTCGGCTATCCCACGGAACTCGTCGCAGAGGAGGTCGTCAGCGACGGCCCGGCCGAGGGGGTTCTCCAGCCGGGCGACGAGTTGATATCCGCCGAGGGGGAGCGGCTGAGCGACCCGCGGTCGTTGATAGACGCGCTGTCCGACACCCGCCCCGGCCAGCGGGTGACCCTGCGCTTCAGGCGCGAGGACCGGGAACCCCAGCAGGCCACCGTCCGTCTCGCGGAAGCACCGGACGACCGTTCCCAGGGATTCCTCGGCGTGCAGCCGGCCCTGCGCCCCCGGGTCGACTTCGACGTCGACATCAGGCTGCCCAACGTGGGCGGCCCCTCGGCGGGACTGATGTTCTCGCTGGCCGTGGTGGACAAGCTCACCCCGGGCGAGCTAACGGACGGCGAGTTCGTCGCCGGAACCGGCGAGATCGACTCGAGGGGCGAGGTGGGGCGTATCGGCGGAATCGGATTCAAGATCGCCAAGGCCCACGAGGCCGGGGCCCGGATCTTCCTCGTGCCCGAGGAGAACTGCGCCGCCGCCAAGTCCCAGGCTCCGGAGGAGATGCGGCTGATCAGGGTCGGCACGCTCGACGAGGCCGTCAACGCGTTGGAGGCGCTGCGGGCGGGCGAACAACCACCTCGCTGCTGA
- a CDS encoding zinc-dependent metalloprotease: protein MSDVPFGFGPHDPNNEEPDDRDKGDSSDGGSGGGTGFSGGAGSFPGFGGMPGPGGMPGPGGTPNFDIGALGQMLTQLGQALSHSSGGDSGPVNYDLAKQLAHQQLQANKRTERPTQQQTKAIEDGIQLAELWLDPTTAFPTGTHVVRAWSAQEWVDNTLPIWKRLCDPVAERVSEAWLEALPEEAKQAAGPIVSMLGQMGGLTFGSQLGNGLAQLGGEVLTSTEVGLPLGPDGTAALLPANVERFGEGLDRPASEVTVFLAAREAAHHRLFSHVPWLRQRLLATVEEYARGIHIDTSSLEDLASKVDPSDPNSMQELMNSGMLEPRTTDEQQAALTRLETLLALVEGWVDVVVADAVGERLPGAEALGETVRRRRATGGPAEQTFATLVGLQLRPRRLRAAASLWRLLTERHGVTSRDRVWDHPDLLPDGSDLDEPLDFADRWGGSNEDLDDPIAAIRRAEAAEQASGESESESSDGENNDENGENGENGGR, encoded by the coding sequence ATGAGTGATGTGCCCTTCGGGTTCGGCCCCCACGATCCCAACAACGAGGAACCCGATGATCGCGACAAGGGCGACTCGTCGGACGGTGGCTCCGGGGGCGGCACCGGCTTTTCCGGAGGAGCGGGTTCCTTCCCCGGCTTCGGCGGGATGCCCGGTCCCGGAGGCATGCCCGGCCCCGGCGGTACGCCGAACTTCGACATCGGCGCGCTCGGTCAGATGCTGACCCAGCTCGGGCAGGCCCTCAGCCACTCCTCCGGTGGTGACTCGGGGCCGGTCAACTACGACCTGGCCAAGCAGCTCGCCCATCAACAGCTGCAGGCCAATAAGCGCACCGAACGCCCGACCCAGCAGCAGACCAAGGCCATCGAGGACGGCATCCAGCTCGCCGAGCTCTGGCTGGACCCCACCACGGCTTTCCCGACCGGGACGCACGTCGTGCGGGCCTGGTCGGCGCAGGAGTGGGTGGACAACACGCTGCCCATCTGGAAGCGGCTGTGCGACCCGGTGGCGGAACGGGTCTCCGAGGCCTGGTTGGAGGCACTGCCGGAGGAGGCCAAGCAGGCGGCCGGGCCGATCGTGTCCATGCTCGGCCAGATGGGCGGACTGACCTTCGGTTCACAGCTGGGTAACGGACTGGCCCAGCTCGGCGGCGAGGTTCTCACCTCCACCGAGGTGGGACTGCCCCTCGGTCCGGACGGAACGGCCGCGTTGCTGCCCGCCAACGTCGAGCGTTTCGGCGAGGGCCTGGACCGCCCGGCCAGCGAGGTGACCGTCTTCCTGGCGGCGCGGGAGGCGGCGCACCACCGGCTGTTCAGTCATGTCCCCTGGCTGCGGCAACGCCTGTTGGCGACCGTCGAGGAGTACGCGCGCGGCATCCACATCGACACCTCCTCCCTGGAGGACCTGGCGAGCAAGGTGGATCCCAGCGATCCGAACTCGATGCAGGAGTTGATGAACTCCGGGATGCTGGAGCCGCGGACCACCGACGAGCAGCAGGCCGCGCTCACTCGCCTGGAGACGCTGCTGGCGCTGGTCGAGGGCTGGGTGGACGTGGTGGTCGCCGACGCGGTCGGGGAACGCCTGCCGGGCGCCGAAGCACTCGGGGAGACGGTACGGCGCAGGCGCGCGACCGGTGGCCCAGCCGAGCAGACCTTCGCCACCCTGGTGGGACTGCAACTGCGGCCGCGCCGGCTGCGGGCGGCCGCTTCGCTGTGGCGGCTGCTCACCGAGCGGCACGGCGTCACGAGCCGCGACCGGGTCTGGGACCACCCCGATCTGCTGCCGGACGGTTCCGATCTGGACGAACCGCTGGACTTCGCCGACCGCTGGGGCGGGAGCAACGAGGACCTGGACGATCCGATCGCCGCCATCCGGCGGGCCGAGGCCGCCGAACAGGCGAGCGGCGAGTCGGAATCGGAGAGCTCCGACGGCGAGAACAACGACGAGAACGGCGAGAACGGCGAGAACGGCGGCCGCTGA